Genomic DNA from Comamonas resistens:
ATGCCACCCAGCCCTGTGCTCCAGCCCGCTGTAGCGAGAGACGCCGAGCAAGAGCCGCCTCGCGGCGAGGGCGTCGTCCCCCTTCCCGCAGCAGCGCTGCGAGAGAAGGGGGAAGCGGCGCAGCCGCTCAGGGGGATGGCCTGATGTTCCATCAGGCTTCGTTACCCGCGACGATGGACATGACCGCCATGCGCACCGCGATACCAAAGGTCACCTGCGACAGGATCACGGCCTGCGGGCCGTCCACCACGGCGGAGTCGATCTCCACGCCGCGGTTGATGGGGCCGGGGTGCATGACGATGGCATCGGGCTTGGCCAGCTCCAGGCGCTTTTCGGTCAGGCCGAAGCTCTTGAAGTATTCCTGGCTGGAAGGCAGCAGCGCACCGCTCATGCGTTCGTTCTGCAGGCGCAGCATGATGATCACGTCGCAGTCCTTGATACCCTCCTCCAGGTTGTGGAAGACGCGCACACCCATGCTGGCCATATCGGCTGGCACCAGCGTACGCGGGCCAACCACACGCACCTCGGCAGCGCCCAGCGTGGTCAGGGCGTGGATGTCCGAGCGCGCCACGCGCGAGTGCAGCACGTCGCCCACGATGGCCACGCGCAAGTTGGAAAAATCCTTTTTATAGTGGCGGATGGTGTACATGTCCAGCAGGCCCTGGGTGGGGTGGGCATGGCGGCCGTCGCCGGCGTTGACCACATGGACATGCGGCGCCACATGCTTGGCGATCAGATAAGGGGCGCCAGACTCGCTGTGACGCACGACAAAGATGTCGGCCGCCATGGCCGAGAGATTGTCTATGGTGTCCAGCAGGGTTTCGCCCTTGCTGGCCGAGCTGCGCGCAATGTCCAGGTTGAACACGTCGGCCGACAGGCGCTTGGCCGCAATCTCGAAGGTGGTGCGGGTGCGCGTGCTGTTCTCGAAGAACAGATTGAACACACTCTTGCCGCGCAGCAGCGGCACCTTCTTGACTTCGCGGTCGTTGACGCTGACGAAGTTGCTGGCCGTGTCGAGGATCTGGGTCAGGATGTCCTTGGACAGGCCTTCGGTGGAGAGCAGGTGGATCAGCTCGCCGTTCTTGTTGAGTTGGGGGTTGCGCTTGTACAGCACGATCAGGCCTCTTGAATGCGGAAGTGGAAAACACCGCCCTCGTCGCGCGCCAGCGCCAGGGAACGGTCGGCCGGCAGCGCCACGCGCGCTGCGGCAAAGTCGGCCTGGATGGGCAGCTCGCGCCCTCCCCGGTCCACCAGAACGGCCAGCCGCACGCTGGCGGGACGGCCGTAGTCATAGAGTTCGTTGAGCACGGCACGCACGGTACGGCCTGTGTAGAGCACGTCGTCGAGTACCAGGATGTCAGCACCGTTCACATCGAAGGCGATCTGGGTCTGGGCGCTGGAAGCCATGCCGCGCTGGGCAAAATCATCGCGGTGCAGCGAGGAAGACAGCACGCTGGGCTTGCCCTTGAGGTTCAGGTCCTTGTGCAGACGCTCGACCAGCCAGGCGCCGCCCGAGGTGATGCCCGCCAGACGGGTATTGGGGCCCATGATGCGCTGCACGCCGCGCAGCAGCTCGCTGTACAGGGCTTCGGCGTCCAGGATCAGGCTGCCTTGTCCCGGCTGGTTTCCTGCAATGGTTTCACTCATGGGAGACTCCTCAAAAACTGTTCAAGAATGATGCAGGCCGAAGCCGCGTCGGCGTCGCGTGCGCCGCCCGCCAGGGCTTCGGTCGTGCTGTAGCGTTCATCCACCTCGTACACCGGCAATTTGAAGCGGCTTCTGAGCTGGCGGCCGAATTTCAGGGCCCGGGCCGTGTTCTCGTGGGCCGCGCCATCGGGGTGGTAGGGCACGCCTATCACCAGGGCATTGGGCTGCCACTCGCGGATCAGCTTCTCCACTGCGGCCAGGCGTGCATCCGCCCCTTCGGCCTTGATGGTGGGCAGCGGGTTGGCGCCGCCCAGCACGCGGTTGCCCGAGGCGCAGCCCGTGCGCTTGATGCCGAAGTCAAAACCCAGGAACTGCTGGAAATGGGCCGGCACCTCGGGCTTTTGCGGTGCAGGTGCCGCTGCAGGCCTGGCAGCCGCATTTTCGGCCGAGGAAAAAGTCGAGGAAAAGGCCGCATCGGCGGCCTTGTTGGAAGAGGAAATATCGTTCATGCGCGACCCGACTCCGGGGACAGCATCCAGCGCTGCAGACCCAGCAAACCCAGAGCGCGGTCATAGCGCTCGTCCACCGGGGTGCTGAAGATCACCTCGGGGTCGGCTTCCACGGTCAGCCAGGCGTTTTCGCCGATTTCGGATTCGAGCTGACCCTCATCCCAGGACGAATAGCCCAGCGTGACCAGCACGCGCCTGGGGCCGGCACCGTCGGACAAGGCTTCAAGCACATCCTTGGAGGTTGTCATTTCCAGGCCGCCGGGAATGGTCATGGTCGAGGCATAGGCCGACTCGTTCTCGGCTGCGCCTTCGATGACCATGGGCTCATGCAGCACAAAGCCGCGGTCGGTCTGGACCGGGCCGCCGGTAAACACCTGAGCCTCGCGCAGATCCTCGCGCTTGAGACCCAGATCCACTTTTTCCAGCAGGCCTTGCAGGCTGAGCTTGGAAGGCTTGTTGATAATCAAACCGAGCGCGCCACGCTCGCTGTGCTCGCACAGGTACACAACGCTGCGCGAAAACGACTCATCTTCCAGGCCGGGCATAGCGATCAGGAAGTGGTGCGTCAAGTTGATAGGCGCAGATTCTTCAGACATCCAGCGATTTTAATGGCGATCCATGACTTCTTCTTACCCTGTGGGCTTGATCTGGCTGCGGCGTGACCTGCGTCTGGCCGATAACGCCGCGATTTACCATGCCGCCAGGCATTGCGCAAAGCTGTATTGCGTCTTTGTCTTTGACGACAGCATTCTTGCCACCCTGCCCCGCGCCGACCGCCGCGTGGAGTTCATCTGCCAGAGTCTGGTCGAGCTGGATGCCGCCCTGCGCGAGACCGCGGGACGCCCGCAGACAGGGCTGATCACGCGGCGCGGCCTGCCCCAGGACATCATCCCGGCCCTGGCCCGGCAACTGGGCGCGGGTGCGGTCTTCTGCAACGACGACGACGAACCGGCTGCTCTTGCCCGCGACGCCCAGGTGGCGCGCAGCCTCAAGGCCCAGGGGCAGTTGCTGCTGCGCTTCAAGGACCACCGCATCTTTGCGCGCGACGAGGTGCTGACCCAGAGCCTGTCGCCGTTCTCGGTCTTCACGCCCTACAAGAACGCTTGGCTGCGAAAGATCACGCCGTTCTATCTCTCGGCCTATCCCAGC
This window encodes:
- the pyrR gene encoding bifunctional pyr operon transcriptional regulator/uracil phosphoribosyltransferase PyrR, with product MSETIAGNQPGQGSLILDAEALYSELLRGVQRIMGPNTRLAGITSGGAWLVERLHKDLNLKGKPSVLSSSLHRDDFAQRGMASSAQTQIAFDVNGADILVLDDVLYTGRTVRAVLNELYDYGRPASVRLAVLVDRGGRELPIQADFAAARVALPADRSLALARDEGGVFHFRIQEA
- a CDS encoding YqgE/AlgH family protein gives rise to the protein MSEESAPINLTHHFLIAMPGLEDESFSRSVVYLCEHSERGALGLIINKPSKLSLQGLLEKVDLGLKREDLREAQVFTGGPVQTDRGFVLHEPMVIEGAAENESAYASTMTIPGGLEMTTSKDVLEALSDGAGPRRVLVTLGYSSWDEGQLESEIGENAWLTVEADPEVIFSTPVDERYDRALGLLGLQRWMLSPESGRA
- the ruvX gene encoding Holliday junction resolvase RuvX; translated protein: MNDISSSNKAADAAFSSTFSSAENAAARPAAAPAPQKPEVPAHFQQFLGFDFGIKRTGCASGNRVLGGANPLPTIKAEGADARLAAVEKLIREWQPNALVIGVPYHPDGAAHENTARALKFGRQLRSRFKLPVYEVDERYSTTEALAGGARDADAASACIILEQFLRSLP
- a CDS encoding aspartate carbamoyltransferase catalytic subunit, encoding MLYKRNPQLNKNGELIHLLSTEGLSKDILTQILDTASNFVSVNDREVKKVPLLRGKSVFNLFFENSTRTRTTFEIAAKRLSADVFNLDIARSSASKGETLLDTIDNLSAMAADIFVVRHSESGAPYLIAKHVAPHVHVVNAGDGRHAHPTQGLLDMYTIRHYKKDFSNLRVAIVGDVLHSRVARSDIHALTTLGAAEVRVVGPRTLVPADMASMGVRVFHNLEEGIKDCDVIIMLRLQNERMSGALLPSSQEYFKSFGLTEKRLELAKPDAIVMHPGPINRGVEIDSAVVDGPQAVILSQVTFGIAVRMAVMSIVAGNEA